The DNA sequence CATCTCCGCCGCCGCCCACAGCAGCATCGCCGGCGCCAGATAGCCGACCAGCAACGGGCCCGGTGGCAGCAGCACCGCCATGGTGGCGGCCGCGCACCAGGCCGCCCACAGCCGACCGCCCCAGGCCATCGCGCCGCCGCGGGAGGTGCGTCGCCGGGAGCGGCGGGTGACCTCCGCCGTACAGGTGGCCACGACCGCCGTGGTGATCGTGAGGAAGGCACCGACCGCCCAGCCCGGCGCGTGCAGTCCTCGGGTCACGTACACGGGTACCGCCACGGCGAGGAAGACGGTACAGATGTTGAACAGGACGTTCACGCCGATGAGCGCCAGATACGGCCGGTTGCGCAGCAACTGCCGTATGCCGGCCGGGGATTCCCCGTCGGAGCCGTCGGCCGACCGCTGCGCACCGCGTACGAACAGCCCGACGGCCGCCGCCGCGACGACGAAGGAGATCGCGTCCGCCAGCACCATCCCCCGGTACGCGTGCTGCGAGGCGAGCGCGAGCAGCCCGCCCGCGAGCACCGTGCCGGCGCCGGTGCCGGCCGCCCGGATCATGCCCGCTCGGGCGAACCACTCGTCCTTGGCCTCCCCGTCCGCCTGCTCGGCGATCAGCGCGAAGACCGACGACCAGTACACCCGCAGCCCCACCGCCTCCACCAGCGCCGCGAGGAACAGCGACACCGCACCGGACACCCCCAGGTACAGGAAGAACCCGGCGGCCTGGAGCAACTGACCCGCGATCACCACCGGTCGCGGCCCGATGCGGTCGACGAGCCGCCCGACGAGCAGCGGCAGCAGGAGCGAGCAGGCGGTGGCGGCGGTCAGCAGCAGCCCGGCACCGGCCTCCGACAGGTCGGTGACGGCGAGGAAGTAGACCATGGACAACGGAAGATAGAGTCCGGTGCCGATGGCGTCGACGGCCAGCGCCAACGGTATCGCCCAGGCGGCGCCGTCGCGCGCCCGCGGCCACCTCACGGCTCATCGGGGGCGGCGTGCGCCACCGCTCGGCACCCGTCCGGGGCCGGGAGCCCCAGGCGGCACACGGGCCGGTCCGGGGCAGGTCTTCGCATGGCGGTCAGACACCCCCCGGGTCCCGCTGGGTGCCGGATTCCCGCAGCGCCCGCAGGCCGTGCACGAGCAGGCGCAGGCCGAATTCGAAGTGGGCGGTGAAGTCGGTGCTGGTGAGGGTGGGCAGGGCCGCGACGAGGTGGTGGAACGTCCCGGACTCCACCGCCTGCCGCAGGGGTTCGGGGTCGGCGGTCCCCTCGTCGCCGGGCCGGAGGGCGGCCTGTTCCTCCAGGGTGTGGCCGACCGTGAAGTTGACGACCGCCATCAGCGCGCGAGCCGCGTCCTCGTCGGCGAAGCCCGCCTCGCGCAGCACGCCGGTCACGGTGTCGGAGAAGCGCAGGGTGTGCGCCCCCGTCGAGTGCGTACCGGCGTAGACGCGAGCGCCGTCGCGATGGGCGAGCAGGGCCGTGCGCATCGCTCGGGCCAGACCGGCCAGACGCTCCTCCCAGTCGCCGTCCGCGCGGGGTGCCGGGATGTCGGCCAGCATCCGTTCGGCCATCGCGGTCAGCAGGTCCCGCTTGGTGGCGAAGTGGCGGTAGAGCGCCCCGGCCCGCACGCCCAGGGAGTCGGCCAGGCGGCGCATGGTCAGGTCGTCCAGACCGAGGGAGTCCAGCAGTTCAAGGGCGGTGTCGACGGTGCCTGACCGGTCGAGCCGGGCGGGCCTGCCCCGGCCGGGGCTTGACGTGGAGCTCATGCGCCCCACTATAGTGAACAACGTTCTCGTGAACGTCGTTCACAAAATAATCTCACTCTGTAAGGACTCCCCCATGCATGCCGATGTGATCGTCGTCGGTGCCGGACCGGCCGGCCTGATGCTCTCCTGCGAGCTGGCGCTGGCCGGCGTCCGGACCCGGATCGTCGAGCGGCGCACCGAACCGCAGCGGGACTCCCGTGCGTTGACCCTGCATCCGCGCAGTGTGGAACTGATGGACCTGCGCGGCCTCGCCCCCCGTTTCCTCGCGCTCGGCCGGACGACGCCGGGCTGGCACTTCGCGAACCTGGAGACCCAGCTGGACTTCACGGCGCTCGACAGCCGGCACGGCTACACCCTGTTCCTCCCCCAGGCGCGCACCGAACAACTCCTCACGGAGCGGGCGTTGGAGCTGGGCGTGGAGATCAGCCGCGGCTACCAGAGCACCGGTGTCTCCCAGGACGCGGACGGCGTCGAGGTACAGGTCCGCGGGCCGAACGACGGCGTCGAGACGCTGCGCGCGCGGTACGTCGTCGGGTGCGACGGCAGCCGCAGCGGGGTGCGCGAGGCCGCCGGTATCGGCTTCCCGGGCACCGAGGAGACCATGACCGGGGTGCTCGGGGACTTCGCGGTGGTCGATGCCGAGCCGGCCGCGCTCGATGAGGCGCGGGCGCGCGGCGTGCTGGTCGCACCCCTGGAGGGTGGGCTGACCCGCTTGGTGTACCTGGATCCGGAGCGGATGCGCACACCGAGTCGGATGCCGGTGTCCTTGCCGGAATTCCGTACCTCGCTGATCCGGGTCTGCGGCTCCGACCTCGGGATCGCCGAGCCGCGGTGGCTGTCGCGCTTCGGCAACGCCACCCGCCTGGCGGACACCTACCGGCGCGGCCGTGTGCTGCTGGCGGGCGACGCCGCCCACATCCACTTCCCGGCAGGCGGCCAAGGGCTGAACACCGGTCTCCAGGACGCCATGAACCTGGGGTGGAAGCTGGCCGCCGAGATCAACGGCTGGGCACCGCCCGGCCTGCTGGACAGCTACGAGGCCGAGCGGCGCCCGGTCGGGCGGGCCGTCACCGAGGACACCGAGGTGCAGACCCTGCTCGCGGAGCTGACGCTCGTCCCGCAGTACCAGCGCCCCGCCGCCGCCCTGCGTGGCCTGCTGAACGAACTGCTGGGCATCCCGGAGGTCAACCGCCTGCTCGCCGGCCGGACTTCCGCGCTCGCCACCAACTACGTCGACGCCACCGTCCAGGGCGCCGATCCGTTGGTGGGCCGGCGGATGCCCGACATCGGACTCGTCAGCGCCGCATCGGCGGCCACACGGGTCTACGAGCTGCTCACCCAGGGCCACTTCGTCCTGCTCGACCTCACCGGGGACGCCGACGCGGAGCAGGCCGTCGACGCCGACTGGGGCTCGCGGGTCACCGCCGTCACCGTCACCCGGCACGACGGCCATCCCGAGCTGGACGGGGTCACCGAGGTGCTCGTCCGCCCCGACGGGCACATCGCCTGGGCCACGCGCGGCACGGAGCCGGTCGTCCGGCGCGCCGAGCGGGCCACGGCCCTCGCCGCCTGGGCCGGCACACCGCGCGGGGCGGTCGCCCGATGACCGTGACCCGTCTCAACCCCCCGGGCGTGCACAACCCGACCGACGCCATCGCCCAGGTGGTCACCGTCGAAGGCGTACGGCTGGTCCATCTGTCGGGGCAGGTCGCCTGGGACGCCGAGGGACAGCCGGTCGGGCTGGGCGACCACGCGGCCCAGGCGGCACAGATCGCCCGCAATCTCGACGCGGCGCTCGCCTCGGTCGGCGCCACCCGGGACGACATCGTCCAGGAGACCGTTTTCGTCGTCGGCTACACCCCCGAGCTGCTGCCCGCCATCTTCGCTCCGCTGCGGGCGGGCACGGTACGGGCACCGGCCAGCACGCTGGTGGGCGTGTCGGCGCTGTTCTCCCCCGACTTCCTGATCGAGGTCCAGGTGGTCGCCGCGGTCGGCCCGGACCCGGCAGCCCCGCCGCCCGCGGCGGGGCACGAAGGCCGCGTCTAGCCGCGTACGTTGCGGGCGAGCCAGGCGCTGAGCGTGTGGCGGGGGATCAGCTCTCGATAGGTCTCATCCCCCGGCACGGGGACGATCAGCCACTGGCCCGGCGGGAACAGCCTCCCCTTCACGAAGGCCAGACCGCCGTAGACGGAGCGCAGGAACGCCGGGACGCGGTCACGGGGAACGTCCTCGAAGTCCACCCCGTCGACGGTGATCCTCGCATCGTCCTCCGGGAAGATCCGGACGGTGACCGCAGGAGCGCCTCCCAGCTCGATGAACGCCTCGTGCGGCAGTGAGCCGTCCGGGTCGAGGACGGTGAACGCCCCGGCCGAGGTGCGACGGGACGTCTGGTCCGCGCCGATGTCGTCGGTGACGGTCAGCTCCCGGTGGTACTCCCGGGCGATCTCCCGAATCGCCGTGACGGCGGCCTCGGTGCTCGGCAGACGCGGATGCCTCCGGGGGTTCACCGGCGCTCCGCCGCTCCGCCGCTCTTCGCGCGGCGGCACACCTCGCCCGTTCCCACCCCGGACAGTACGGCGCGCGCGATGTCCTCCGAGAACTCAGGTCCGAGTTCGGAGTGGCCGAAGAGCGCCCGGAAGACGACGGGGGCGGCGAACAGGTCCAGGACGAGGTCGGTGTCGAGGCCGGGGCGGAGGTCGCCGCGTGCCACGCCCTTGCGCAGGGACACGGCACACGCTTCCCGGCGAGGTCCCCAGAACGCGGTGAGGAAACCTTCCCTGAGCGTGGGATCGTCGGCGAGGTCGGCGACGAGAGCCGGGAGCACATGGCCGAGTTCCGAATGCGCCATCGCGAGCCGGAGGGCTTCGAGATGGCCGACGATGTCGCAGTGCGTGCACCCGGTGTCCATCTCCACGACGCCGGCCCGGTTCTCTGCCATGGCCTCGACGACCAGGTGTTTCTGGCTCTTCCAGCGGCGGCGGATGGCGGGTTTGGTGGTGCCCGCGCGCTTGGCGATGGCTTCCATGGTCAGGGCCGGGTAACCGACTTCCCGCACGAGTTCGGTCACGGCGGCCAGCAGGGCCTGGTCGATCCGCTCGTCCCGTCGGCGTGCCATCCAACTCTCCTGGAACCGCGCAGAAACACAAAAAACGCTGCCGCCCGGCGGGCTACCGGGGAAGCAGAACGACCTTACCGAACGGTTTTCCGCTCTCCACCCACCGCAGTGCCGCATCGGCCTCGGTGAGCGGGAAACGGCGGTCGATCACGGCCGAGAGCCGGCCTTCCTCCAGCAGAGCGACGATCCTCTTCCAGGAGAGTGCGAGGTCCTCCGGGGCCACCGAATTCAGGCTGAACGCGAAGAGTGTCGGTGACCGGTGGAAATCGCGCAGCAGCGGCTCCAGGGACGCCACCTCGGGAGCGCCGCCGACGCCGCCGCAGAGGATGTAACGGCCGTTGGGCCGCAGGAGTGCCAGATGGTCGGCCAGGTCCGGGCCGGCGACCGTGTCCACGACGACGTCGTAGGTCTCACCGGCCGGCGCGGAGTCGTCGTCGGAACCGGCGGTGGCCGGCCGCGTCCGGTCGACGATGTGCGCGGCCCCCAGATCCCGCAGACGTGCGCCACGGGCCGGCGCCGAGGTGACGGCCGTGACCTCGGCCCCGCGCGCACGAGCGATCTGGGTGGCGAGCACGCCGATCCCGCCGCCGGCGCCACGGACCAGCACACGGTCTCCGGCCGTCGCTCCCACCCGGTGGAGGGCGATCTCGGCAACCATCGCGTTCACACCCGCCGCGACCGCGTCGACCGCGTCGATGCTCCCCGGAACCGTGAGCACCCGGTCGGCCTCGGTGACGACCTTCTCGGCGTAACCGCCGAAGGCGGGCAGGGCCAGCACCCGGCGCCCGACCAGCCCTTCGGGCACGTCCGGCCCGACCGCCGCCACACGGCCGACGACTTCCAGGCCCGGCACCGAGCCCACACCGGGGAAGTAGGCGTACTCCCCCCGCCGGGCCATGACGTCCACGTACCCGGCGCCGATCGCGTCGACGTCGACGAGCACCTGGCCACGGCCGGGAACCGGTTCCGGCGCGTCGACCACGGCGAGTTCCGCGGACGACCTGACAACAACGGCTTTCACTGCGACTCCTCACGCATCCATTCCGTTCCGGATCGGAACGTTATGCTGGTATCCACCGAGCGTCAAGGCCGTCGGCCGGCCGGTGGCCGCGCTGACGGTCGTCGACGGCGGCGGCTACGCCGAGGTGGTGCGCACGTCCGCGGACCTGGTCGCGAGACGGGGCGTGCCCTGTGCCGCGCGGTGCGGGCCGTGGCGCGGGGAACCCTGCGGGTGCGGGTCGAGGACGGACCTGCCGCTGGAGCGGGCCGCCGAGGCACACCGCCGCATCGAGTCGAGTCGAGTCGAGTCGGGTCGGGTCGGGTCGGACCATCGGCACGCTGGTACTCGGCGTCGCGACACGGTGAGCGCATGGCGGGTGACCCGCTCTTTCCGGGTGGATCAGGAGCCGGGCGGCCGCGCCTCATCTGCGGCCG is a window from the Streptomyces luomodiensis genome containing:
- a CDS encoding TetR/AcrR family transcriptional regulator — translated: MARRRDERIDQALLAAVTELVREVGYPALTMEAIAKRAGTTKPAIRRRWKSQKHLVVEAMAENRAGVVEMDTGCTHCDIVGHLEALRLAMAHSELGHVLPALVADLADDPTLREGFLTAFWGPRREACAVSLRKGVARGDLRPGLDTDLVLDLFAAPVVFRALFGHSELGPEFSEDIARAVLSGVGTGEVCRRAKSGGAAERR
- a CDS encoding TetR/AcrR family transcriptional regulator produces the protein MSSTSSPGRGRPARLDRSGTVDTALELLDSLGLDDLTMRRLADSLGVRAGALYRHFATKRDLLTAMAERMLADIPAPRADGDWEERLAGLARAMRTALLAHRDGARVYAGTHSTGAHTLRFSDTVTGVLREAGFADEDAARALMAVVNFTVGHTLEEQAALRPGDEGTADPEPLRQAVESGTFHHLVAALPTLTSTDFTAHFEFGLRLLVHGLRALRESGTQRDPGGV
- a CDS encoding monooxygenase, translating into MHADVIVVGAGPAGLMLSCELALAGVRTRIVERRTEPQRDSRALTLHPRSVELMDLRGLAPRFLALGRTTPGWHFANLETQLDFTALDSRHGYTLFLPQARTEQLLTERALELGVEISRGYQSTGVSQDADGVEVQVRGPNDGVETLRARYVVGCDGSRSGVREAAGIGFPGTEETMTGVLGDFAVVDAEPAALDEARARGVLVAPLEGGLTRLVYLDPERMRTPSRMPVSLPEFRTSLIRVCGSDLGIAEPRWLSRFGNATRLADTYRRGRVLLAGDAAHIHFPAGGQGLNTGLQDAMNLGWKLAAEINGWAPPGLLDSYEAERRPVGRAVTEDTEVQTLLAELTLVPQYQRPAAALRGLLNELLGIPEVNRLLAGRTSALATNYVDATVQGADPLVGRRMPDIGLVSAASAATRVYELLTQGHFVLLDLTGDADAEQAVDADWGSRVTAVTVTRHDGHPELDGVTEVLVRPDGHIAWATRGTEPVVRRAERATALAAWAGTPRGAVAR
- a CDS encoding quinone oxidoreductase family protein, with product MKAVVVRSSAELAVVDAPEPVPGRGQVLVDVDAIGAGYVDVMARRGEYAYFPGVGSVPGLEVVGRVAAVGPDVPEGLVGRRVLALPAFGGYAEKVVTEADRVLTVPGSIDAVDAVAAGVNAMVAEIALHRVGATAGDRVLVRGAGGGIGVLATQIARARGAEVTAVTSAPARGARLRDLGAAHIVDRTRPATAGSDDDSAPAGETYDVVVDTVAGPDLADHLALLRPNGRYILCGGVGGAPEVASLEPLLRDFHRSPTLFAFSLNSVAPEDLALSWKRIVALLEEGRLSAVIDRRFPLTEADAALRWVESGKPFGKVVLLPR
- a CDS encoding MFS transporter yields the protein MRWPRARDGAAWAIPLALAVDAIGTGLYLPLSMVYFLAVTDLSEAGAGLLLTAATACSLLLPLLVGRLVDRIGPRPVVIAGQLLQAAGFFLYLGVSGAVSLFLAALVEAVGLRVYWSSVFALIAEQADGEAKDEWFARAGMIRAAGTGAGTVLAGGLLALASQHAYRGMVLADAISFVVAAAAVGLFVRGAQRSADGSDGESPAGIRQLLRNRPYLALIGVNVLFNICTVFLAVAVPVYVTRGLHAPGWAVGAFLTITTAVVATCTAEVTRRSRRRTSRGGAMAWGGRLWAAWCAAATMAVLLPPGPLLVGYLAPAMLLWAAAEMLHGPASNALSARAAPEGARGTYLAAFQYSFTTADMVTPALFGVLYGVNRVLPWVAVGCLALTASVAIRPLERRLVGGGASGGAAGPPDGNSATS
- a CDS encoding RidA family protein → MTVTRLNPPGVHNPTDAIAQVVTVEGVRLVHLSGQVAWDAEGQPVGLGDHAAQAAQIARNLDAALASVGATRDDIVQETVFVVGYTPELLPAIFAPLRAGTVRAPASTLVGVSALFSPDFLIEVQVVAAVGPDPAAPPPAAGHEGRV